A window of Metopolophium dirhodum isolate CAU chromosome 6, ASM1992520v1, whole genome shotgun sequence genomic DNA:
CCCTATATATTTGGTCGCACACCCACCAATATGTACCAAGTTGCGGCActgatacaatgatattatacatatcattaaattcaaatttaacgttatccattacagtgactaacttgtaacctactgtacagcagagcgacacccacttgccaagctttttttatattaaaaatgttttccaaaATTTCTAAACCCAACACATAACGTTTGATCACCAGTCACCACTCAATGATTCGTATCAAATTCAAGAAAattcacaacatattatttttaagcaagaTGTGCTGAGGCGGCAATAATATATTTCGCTTCGTAACATCGCAGTACGCGCAGCCACGGTCAGTTGTCGTTGAGTGATTAGGTGGAAACGTATAGGTACGACCATGGTTGAAATttacaaggttattgcatataCTTGTATATACCCCTTGGTatgcaataacctgtatatttcaaccatgggtACGACTATTGTACGCGAAAAGCGACGTTCGCGTAGTAGTTCTGTGTtttgttttagtaatttttatatatttgttttgcaaCAGAATAGAAGCGTTTCGGATCTTTAAACCCGAGTTTGAAGATTATTTCAAGTCTTCTGCTGCGTTCGTACTTTTCGAACGGGAACAGTGCTGGaaaatatacgtacctatattatagcattgattatagccaatgatgtttatttaaaCTGATTAGCGCTGGAGAGTCATTATCTTAGAGAGTACGAACATACGGCGTGCAGTAGGTTGTACCGCAAGATTTAAGtcagtataaaaaatatgcagaaaaatatgcaaaaataatcagtTATCATAAATATAGGAGTGTACAATATTtggtaagtaaataataattgtgtcttgttaaaaaatattttgtgtattttcataaaacatatatagtcaatgattaaaaatctgagatacattatacaccttatattattatatttcaatcgtTTGTCGAAAGAAAGTTTGTTGTATGTTATCAACCTTTTCGTACAAAATCTGGCCGGCGCACGGGATAGGCAATTTAGGGGCATTTGTGTGTAGAATGCTTATCGCCGGCAAGTTACCTAGGATAACTCGGTATTTTTCTTCtagaaggaaataataatatatcgtataatatttgtttttgttaataagtaaccatgacaACGAAAGACTTATTCAAaaccaaccaaaaaaaaaacaaaaatcttgtattcaaccaaaaaaataaaaatatttaaatatttaattattttaatattgtatactttctttttcaatataaaaacatgCAGACATACTTCATTATCGAGTTATCTATTTGTCGTTCAAATGctgttaatgtatattattttattttatatacttctAAGTAATAGTAATgagtattgttttaaaatattttgctacAAGAAGTTTGTTTTGAAGAACATTTTTTCATGATTATCCATTTATTTCTTTGTTTCAAAGTTAGTTcgtttataatactatagtatattagtatgtaaaatgttattatttaggtatgatattatttacaattaaaacattttaattttttaatgtttacacttaattcatgttaaaaaatataaaaacgtaaagacattcataattattatcgagTTACAAAGACTTTTAATATATGTTAagatataatgaaaaataaactattaaatattgattagaataaCAGTTATTCCATTTGTTAGGTCTTCCTGTACAAAATACGtaattttacatacaatacacaatacattttactaatttGAAAGAATTACcattacaccataatattataccgcgtGCAACTTATACCTAgaataactcaatatttttcctataatataatctatgaatcataaatgtattattgttaataagtaGGGCAGTGAAGTTGTtgtatttgcatgttttttgtaagtgcttatatttattgttgagtgagattaaaatatgtttcgttATActcttaatttaaacaaaaaaaaattatattgcaataaatgcaattttggcaacttttttttttaactacaattttaactatttttcataatttttgtttacatttaagattaaataacttaatatataaaataaaagcaagTAAAGGTAGCAGTGAACAAATTTCtttatttgttgtaatacttattattttattaatatttctataaagcGATTATCGCATTAAGGTCGctaagaaaacttaaaaaaataatttgttgtgtgATGCAATAATGTaagcaatattcatatttaattattattattattatttattaatatgtttgatttaaatgattataattaaatttttttgatgcaatttttaaatttataagagcaatattaatatattttaatgcaacaATGCAATCAATTTAGTGAGTTGATGCAAAACTTCACTGTTCTATTATTAAGTAACCACGACAACTCAAAaacgttgtattattttaatgtttacactgtatttatgttaaaaaatacaaaaacgtgTAGGCATACGTAATTATAGGGCCATCAATTTGCGAATCACCAATACTGTTAATGTatcttattttatgttttatactgCTATGAAgtatagttattactaattagtattgaATTATCATATGaaagatataataaaaaataagttattaaatattaattagaacttAAGTTATTCCATTTGTTAGGTCTTCCTGTATACAATTCGTCATTTTACATACaatacacaatacattttactaatatGAACGTTTTATCAATACACAGGTAGAAATGGGTAATCATGaagaaatgtttgaaaaataatattttttaccataatattataaaacaacacaAATTACTGTTACGtacaagtttatataatataacataaaacaacATAGTACACATTAACGTAATTTGGGGCTTGCAAATATGCAGACACaacaataaaattgattattactCTCGATACATtatggtaatttatatatactatgGCATCTACTGGGCTGGTTTAGTaattggtttaatttatttcaaattcatgaatttttttgtacaacTTATGGAGTCTATTGTGTCGATACAAatatctgtttttcaaatgagaattttccctcttttactgtaaattaattaaGGCAAAAATACTGCTgtcaattatatagtattacatattacatactcTGCAAATAAATAAACCTTATTTTCACtagaatatttaaagaaaatatgtagATCATTTAAGTAGTTTACCTCaagacaatatattaatataaaattaaaattatttaaaaccatttaattcaaacattcacaaaatcaaaaatgtataaaataattaacaagtattcatgaataattataaattaatatgaatacattatatacaaaaaccAACAATGAGACCATGTATAAGCTAATCAGCTGTACAACTCCAAAACACAGTAACCAACATTCTTATCAAAATgtacttttttatatattctttgTCGCAAATTCAtgctgaatttttatttaatatcctCTTTGGAAACAGACAATTATATCAGGAGTTACCACACAGTAACTACAGCATTTTAttctgataaataaaaaaacaataacaaaacccAGTATCTAAAAGAAGTGTAGATACTGTGTTTTGAATTTGTTACGACTGTAATCTGCCGAAAATATATTTCAAGCATAGTGAAAATTCAAACTCGAAACACAGTAACTACTATAtaccaacaatttttttttaatttttacatttttatattaaaatggacTGTGATCACAATTATGCATTACCAAGACGCATGCGTAAGTTCTCtttagtaattacttattattatattatgtatttacattaaCATGTAGGTAATTTTTAGTTGAAGAAgttgtaaatgtttttgatgACAGCGATTTTGTTCCAATTACTGAAGATCAAGGtactgaataatttatatacacaataaattaatttattaatataacatatttacatatcacatcatattgtatattaatatttttatttttgagttgaAGAAGTTGAAGAGGATATTAATTTGGATGACAGTGATATAGATCCTGATTATATCCCAATTACTGAACATTTATAtggtactaaataatttatatacacaacAATGCATTTGTTAATACATCATATTTAAATGTCACATCAAATtgtatactagtatttatattttttagttgaagAAGTTGAAGAGGATTTGGATGACAGTAACTTTGATCCTGATTTAACCACAATTACTGCACatcaaagtaataaataatttatatatacaacaatGCAGTTGTTACTACATCATATttacatgtatataaatatttaacatattgcAGATAATGAACTTATTGAAGCTGCAAGGAAAAAGAAGAAGTTTAGTCCGACAGATAAGAAAGCAGTATAAGCAGAAAAAAGGGAATTAAAGAATGTCAATGCCAAGACAAAAGATCCAAACCGTTCACTTACATGCCCTGTAGAGTGTAAAAATAAGTGTAGAGACAATCTATCCACTGGTCATCAAAAGTTTTTATGGAAAACTTATTGGTCTCTAACAACATATACCCAGAGGAGAACATTTTTAGCAAAATGTGTAACAATTACAGATGTAAAACATCGAACAACAGTTGAGGGTTCTGTTGATAGCTTTAAAAAGTCACAATCCAGGGTTTATAAGCTTCCAGACTCCAATAAAAATGAAGTACAGGTATGTAAGACCACTCTTCTAAATGTTCTTGGCTATACAAATGATTCTGTTTTAACAGAactagtaaaaaatatgaacagtAATTTTTGTATGACATCTGTTACTGAAAATAGAGGacagcaaaatattaaaaattgtatacccaAAGATATTGTAGCTGATCATATACGGCTGTACAAACCATGTGTAAGTCATTATAGGCGACTTAATGCACCAAATATAATGTACTTGCCTTTTGGACTATCAGTAAAAGCCATGTATGATGATTTTTGCTCCCAACATAAAAACTATTGCTCTCAAGAGCTTTATAGACAAGTCATAAAGgatttaaatatatctttaagAAATCCCACAATTGATAAATGTGAAGATTGCTCTacctatcaaaatataattgaaaattctaCTGATGAGAATGAAATTAGAGATAATACTACACTTTTGGAAAACCATAAAGCCAAGGCTTTTGCAGCAACTTCGAAATATAAGGAAGATTCTAAACTGAGTATCGAGTCAACTTGTATCTACTCAATGGACTtacaaaaagttatattaattcCTTATATGCCAGATACTAAATCTTCTTTTTTCACCAGTAGACTAGTGgtatttaatgaaacatttgCTCAATTAAAACCAAATGCCTTAAGCCACTGTGTACTTTGGCATTGCTGGGCGTAAAGCTGAAAATTTAACTGACTCAATATTGGCTTTAATTAGTAACCAAAGAGATGTACAAGATTTTATTTTCTGGGCTGATAATTGCACTGGCCAGAACAAAAATTGGACCTTATACACTGCATTGGTATGTAACTTAAATTCAAcaaattcattatttcaaaatacaaaatcagtaaCAATGAAATACCTAACTAAGGGTCATACCCATATGACTGCTGATGGGGTGCAtggaaacattgaaaaaaatttaaacaaataaggCATATATATGACTTTGAAGACCTTAAGAATTGTATTTCCCAAAGccgacaaaatttaaatattttagaattgaaAGATTTTTATGAGTGGCAAAACAAAAAAAGGACTACCAATGTAAAAACAGATACATTGTatggatttaaaattaacagtgTTGTTATGGCCAAATTTACAAGAGGATCGACTTCTATGGAATACTGGACAGATTTTAATGGAGAGCCAAAGACTTTAGacttcatacaaaaaaaatttttgaaaggcATTAAAACATATGCtcctaaaaaaatttatcaacatAGAGGAATTAAcctcagtaaaaaaaaaggaatcaTTGACAAACTTGTTCCAGTAATGCCAGAAAACAGGAAACATTTTTGGATAAATCTTCCAGTGTCTGCCACTTCAGAAGATTTGGTTGATGAGATGGACCTTGGTAATGCTTTCATAACTGATTatgaataagacttaataaAGACTGAATAAGTACtttgtgattattttattatgttttactattatttattttatttatatttgttgttattattatataaaactgtaaaaattgtTCTACCTGAAGACTaggtattttcaaattatatcttTTATGTAATAAAGAAAGTGacacatatttgttttaattttttaattgtattacaattattttattatgttttactattatttattttgtttatattattttgttgttattattatataaaactgttTATTGGTTTTTGTTAACTTTCATACAAGTTTGTGAAAATACTCcacttataaaacaatttaaatatttgttagttcATTGGAGTTAGGGGAGTACTTAGACTTCATTCTAGGAGGAATAGGGTGACTCGATTTTTCACTATGCCACGTCTTCTTGCCGATTGATAAATAGgatttatgatttttcaaaatattgaatacaaaatatagatcTAGGAGACGGTTGACCCATCACCCCTCTTAAATACCCCCCTAAATGgccttagatttttttttaaaaatataatttacacatactgtgttttcaattaaatgtgataggattttcaaatttttctataaatttcaaaacaCAGTATCTACAATTACAGCTAATGAAACTGCTAAAAATACCATTTTGTCGATTTAAATTGAATTCTATGTATTTCCTTGATAACGATATGAAGTTTCAAGTCATAAGGATGAAGTTAAGTTGGCGGCCTGACGTACTttacaaaaatcattttcatattatcaaattatgaaaaatacagaTACTGTGTTTTGGAGTTGTACAGCTGTAATAAGTTCTCAAATGTGATGGCATATCAAAGACTACAGCACCAATAATTACTTCTACACTTATTGGCAATGGTTCCATAGTCCACGTGTTGGTTTTGGGGTCATATATTTCAATGGAGTCCAAATGAGTAGATCCATCGAGTCCGCCAACAACATACAACAAACCATTAAATGCGAGAACACCTATATTGAAAATGTACTTTAAATTCAATAAGTTCATtagaaagatttttttaaaaaagtaaattttatagtTACTTGGATTGTATCGGCACAAATGCATATCTGCGATATGATACCAAACATTGTCAATTGGTGTATAGGCCTCAACACTTTTAAGAGTCACTGAACTAACATGTTCCTGACAGCCACCACCGATAGCATACATTACACCGTCTAAGACTCCATACCAGGGCTTCGGCGATTTGTAGACATTTGTGTGAAACTGATGTCTATATGTCAAGGCTGGGATCATAACATTCAACAGATTTCAAAGCAAATCCATTGTTGTAACCTCCTACCTAcagaattaattaaatgaattgaagtattaaaaacgttaaaaacattaaaaatgttaccGCATATAAAAGATTATTGAGTACTCCAACACCGGGATCCACTCTTTCAGTTtctttcacatattattaggtatcatTCGCCATTCTTGAACACTCACGTCAAAAACCTCTGcactttttgaattaagaaaACCAAGTGTTCCGCCAatctatcatttaatattattatatatataatataaatataacacaaaattagTTATAGGTTAGATAACCTATTGGTATACTTACAACATAAATACGATCATCTAAGACGCCAACTCCGTAAAAACTTCGATGGACTAACATGTCAACTGTTGATTTCCATATTGGAGTGATTGTGAAGATAAATCAAGCATTTCAATTGATcttggattataatatttattgccaaGGGCAAAAACTAAATGTTCTTTTATTAAGGCTAGACAACATCCTCCTCCAAACCTCTCACCCGTTTCCATTTCTTTATACAATAGTTTGGTTGATGAATCATACCAGCTTGTATAAAAcctgagggggggggggattacTGATGTATCACGCATGGCAAGAAGAAACtgcaaaaaaataagtaaatagaaTGATGTTGAAaagataatttgaaatatgagTTCAATAATACTTTAAGTCCAGTCTGTCTAGGTGAATTACGAATTGCTTGTGGCATAGGAATGTGTCAATATTTCTTTATGATAAAATGGAAATTTAAAGCTTCGTTGACATAGTCTTcaccttaaaatattataattattatataagattgtacatttacagtaaaaatataatgatcaaaaaaatatacatttaggattatttataataagagGTTCATCCACTACATTTTTTGATATATACATTTCGGGTGCTAATGACAAACGAACATATTCCATTAATTTAGGCAAACTGTCATGTCTACAATGTAATTTGTGTTTTGTCCAATTAATAACGCAttcaaatatctacaaaaaataaatatgattaaattaaaaaataactgaaaCAAATTACATCAGCAAACTTTTTTCTGTCTATACATAAACaggtgtattaatattaaaatacaaatacaaatattccaatactataataataccaatatttctgttaattttcttgataaaataattttgtacaacagtattttagatataattagaaaagcataatattatacggactTAAATTTCtatttggtataaaaaaattaatatttggtaaatttattttaagtggACTCTACACAGATATATTTTGGATACACCTTAAAAAATggaatatactaaataatatgatcaGAAAATCACGTTTAACtctgtttgtttaaaaattataaaatacctaaccttttatacaatttaaaggtgtGATTATTATCTAGTGCATCTCAtggcgttttattatattttaattgtaaagcaAGTTGAGTATTTtagaattgtaaattgtttgtacatcttaatataatactcataactccctttaaaattaaaatattacaaaaagcCTATGATGattacttttacattttataagaggtaaattcactctattTTGAACTAGTGGAGCTAATCATGATCTACTGAgcgtaaaattaaataattaagtaaattaacaacactaaacttttaaatagtacaaacatt
This region includes:
- the LOC132946526 gene encoding uncharacterized protein LOC132946526, coding for MNSNFCMTSVTENRGQQNIKNCIPKDIVADHIRLYKPCVSHYRRLNAPNIMYLPFGLSVKAMYDDFCSQHKNYCSQELYRQVIKDLNISLRNPTIDKCEDCSTYQNIIENSTDENEIRDNTTLLENHKAKAFAATSKYKEDSKLSIESTCIYSMDLQKVILIPYMPDTKSSFFTSRLVVFNETFAQLKPNALSHCVLWHCWA